Proteins encoded within one genomic window of Panicum virgatum strain AP13 chromosome 1N, P.virgatum_v5, whole genome shotgun sequence:
- the LOC120656607 gene encoding uncharacterized protein At3g61260-like — MAAEGPNKAEAEAAKEVGEEKADVPAPGPPADDSKALVVADKVADKPCAEKNTPRNLNERYIALGKVEAEKRNSLIKAWEENEKAKAENKAAKKVSTILSWENTKKAVVDAQLKNKEEELEKKKAEYAEKMKNKKAFIHRRAEEKRAMVMAQRGEQVLKVEEMAAKYRATGVAPKKFLGCFGA, encoded by the exons ATGGCAGCGGAGGGGCCGAACAAGGCGGAAGCGGAGGCGGCGAAGGAGGTGGGAGAGGAGAAGGCCGACGTCCCGGCTCCCGGGCCGCCGGCCGATGACTCCAAGGCCCTTGTCGTCGCTGACA AGGTGGCTGACAAACCTTGTGCTGAGAAGAACACTCCGAGGAACTTAAATGAAAGAT ACATTGCTCTCGGAAAGGTGGAAGCAGAAAAGAGGAACTCTTTGATTAAAGCATGGGAAGAGAATGAGAAGGCAAAAGCAGAGAACAA GGCTGCTAAGAAAGTGTCCACTATACTTTCATGGGAGAACACGAAGAAGGCAGTCGTAGATGCTCAGCTGAAAAATAAGGAA GAAGAACTAGAAAAGAAGAAGGCTGAATACGCTGAGAAGATGAAGAACAAGAAGGCATTCATCCACAGGCGGGCCGAAGAGAAGAGAGCGATGGTTATGGCCCAGCGTGGTGAACAAGTTCTCAAGGTCGAGGAGATGGCGGCGAAGTACCGCGCCACCGGGGTAGCCCCAAAGAAATTTCTTGGGTGCTTTGGGGCATAA
- the LOC120656608 gene encoding ascorbate-specific transmembrane electron transporter 2: MGLGVRAAPFTYVAHALAVAAAVMVLVWAIHFRGGLAIEATNKNLIFNVHPVLMLIGYIIIGSEAIMVYKVFPTLKHDTAKLVHLILHGIALVLGAVGIYFAFKNHNESGIANLYSLHSWLGIGTITLYGIQWIFGFVTFFFPGAAPNLRRSLLPWHILFGLFVYILALANAELGFLEKLTFLESSGLDKYGTEAFLVNFTALVVVLFGASVVVAAVAPARLEEPQGYAPIPEN, from the exons ATGGGGctgggcgtgcgggcggcgccCTTCACGTACGTGGCGCACGCGCtggccgtcgcggcggcggtcaTGGTGCTGGTCTGGGCCATCCACTTCCGCGGAGGGCTCGCCATCGAGGCCACCAACAAGAACCTCATCTTCAAC GTTCATCCTGTTCTTATGCTGATTGGATATATTATTATCGGCAGTGAAG CTATAATGGTATACAAGGTATTTCCAACGTTGAAACATGACACGGCTAAGCTTGTCCATCTCATCCTACATGGCATCGCACTTGTCCTTGGTGCGGTTGGAATATACTTTGCTTTCAAAAATCACAATGAAAGTGGGATTGCCAACCTTTACAGTCTGCATTCTTGGCTTGGGATCGGAACAATTACTTTGTATGGTATTCAG TGGATATTTGGATTTGTTACATTCTTCTTCCCTGGTGCTGCACCAAACTTGAGGAGGAGCCTCCTTCCTTGGCACATTCTGTTTGGGCTATTCGTCTACATCTTAGCACTGGCTAATGCAGAACTCGGCTTTCTGGAGAAGCTCACTTTTCTCGAGAGCTCAGGCCTCGACAAATATGGCACCGAGGCATTCTTGGTAAACTTCACAGCATTGGTTGTCGTGTTATTTGGTGCTTCTGTTGTGGTAGCTGCTGTAGCTCCGGCTCGCCTGGAAGAACCACAGGGTTATGCTCCAATCCCAGAAAACTAG